In Paenibacillus kyungheensis, the following are encoded in one genomic region:
- a CDS encoding SGNH/GDSL hydrolase family protein — protein MNRSFSYRPWISLVLIMVMLFAGLPLNRSIAAEDQEQPTNLSYLGTIEQEEQTPTVINNTYGNEPVIVSNPTVYLAGDSTVQTYATSKQPQAGWGQMIDRYLDDKVKISNQAIGGRSSRSFIEQGRLDTILNQIQPGDYLMIQFGHNDADTKPERYTPVPDYKVYLKQYIDGALAHGATPILVTPVGRRDFNTTTGQFNISFPNYVTAMKEVATQTHTPLIDLSARSVAYYNSIGAEASKKVFLHVPSGVYPNFPDGVVDNTHFQEYGAIQIARLVAEGIADLNLPLAEHVQNLTITEDATVASGQRAMEKLNRGLVAVKSKNGIYVGWRMLGLDPDGIAFNVYRDGVLVNSQPITGATNLLDSQGTDKSVYTLFTVQNGKETSVSTPVSVWQQQYKSVPLQKPADGVTKDGVSYTYSANDASVGDLDGDGEYEIVLLWSPSNAKDNSQSGYTGIVYLDAYKLNGTRLWRINMGPNIRAGAHYSPFVVYDLDGDGKSEVALRTADGTIDGQGKVIGDIKADYRNSAGYVLTGPEFLTVFQGATGAALDTVNYDPPRGTVASWGDNYGNRVDRFLAGVAYLDGQHPSFVMTRGYYTRTVLVAYDFREGKIVKRWTYDTNVGNQTTYTAQGNHALNVADVDGDGKDEINFGSISIDDNGTPRYTTGLGHGDAQHLGDLNPNRAGLEVFGVHEHKDSPYGMEVHDANTGQILWGVKTGIDTGRGMSADIDPRFPGEEVWAATITNAQHVPITGLYSITGELISKTIPSSTNFGIWWDGDLLRELLDDNRIDKWDYTNNTTTNLFTATGSSSNNGTKATPALQADLYGDWREEVVLRSNDNSELRIYTTTDITDYRLRTLMHDPVYRLSIAWQNAGYNQPPHPGFHIGVGMKQPQAPDIYYVQ, from the coding sequence TTGAATCGATCATTTTCGTATCGTCCATGGATATCGCTTGTGCTTATAATGGTTATGTTATTTGCTGGATTGCCTTTGAACCGCTCTATCGCAGCTGAAGATCAAGAACAACCGACTAATCTTTCTTATTTAGGAACAATCGAACAAGAAGAACAGACACCTACTGTAATCAATAATACGTATGGCAATGAGCCTGTTATAGTCTCGAATCCAACTGTATATCTGGCAGGAGATTCTACTGTACAGACTTATGCAACATCCAAACAACCGCAAGCAGGATGGGGGCAAATGATAGACCGTTATTTGGACGACAAAGTGAAGATTAGCAATCAAGCGATAGGTGGACGTAGTTCCCGTTCTTTTATCGAACAAGGTAGATTAGATACGATCTTAAATCAGATTCAACCTGGCGATTATCTGATGATCCAGTTCGGTCACAATGATGCCGATACGAAGCCAGAGCGCTACACACCTGTACCTGATTACAAAGTATACCTCAAGCAATATATTGATGGTGCTCTTGCTCATGGAGCCACTCCGATTCTTGTTACTCCTGTAGGTCGCAGAGATTTTAATACGACAACAGGGCAATTCAATATCAGTTTCCCCAATTATGTAACAGCGATGAAAGAAGTCGCTACTCAGACCCATACACCTTTAATCGATCTTAGCGCTCGCAGTGTTGCTTATTATAATTCGATCGGTGCTGAAGCATCCAAAAAAGTCTTTTTACATGTTCCTTCAGGTGTGTATCCTAATTTTCCAGATGGAGTGGTAGATAACACCCATTTTCAAGAGTACGGAGCTATTCAGATCGCAAGACTGGTAGCAGAAGGAATCGCTGATCTGAATCTTCCTTTAGCAGAACATGTACAGAATCTAACGATAACTGAAGATGCTACAGTTGCTTCCGGTCAACGTGCTATGGAAAAGTTGAATCGTGGACTGGTTGCTGTGAAAAGCAAAAATGGGATCTATGTAGGTTGGAGAATGTTAGGGCTTGATCCAGATGGGATCGCATTTAATGTATATCGGGACGGTGTGCTGGTAAATAGTCAACCGATTACAGGCGCTACCAATCTGCTGGATTCTCAAGGAACAGACAAATCAGTCTATACATTATTTACAGTTCAAAATGGTAAAGAAACATCAGTATCTACTCCTGTATCTGTATGGCAACAGCAGTACAAATCAGTTCCTTTGCAAAAGCCTGCTGACGGTGTCACCAAAGACGGAGTATCGTATACGTATAGTGCAAATGATGCTAGTGTAGGCGATCTGGATGGAGACGGAGAGTACGAAATTGTACTGTTGTGGTCACCTTCTAATGCCAAAGATAATTCACAATCTGGATATACAGGCATTGTATATCTGGATGCATATAAGTTAAATGGTACTCGTTTATGGCGGATCAATATGGGGCCTAATATTCGTGCAGGTGCTCATTATTCTCCATTTGTAGTCTATGATCTGGATGGAGATGGAAAGTCTGAAGTGGCTTTGCGTACAGCAGACGGTACGATTGATGGACAAGGCAAAGTTATTGGCGATATCAAAGCAGACTATCGCAATAGTGCTGGATATGTACTCACAGGTCCCGAGTTTTTGACGGTATTTCAAGGAGCCACAGGAGCGGCACTAGACACAGTCAATTATGACCCGCCTCGTGGAACAGTAGCTTCATGGGGAGATAATTATGGCAATCGGGTCGATCGGTTTCTAGCAGGAGTTGCTTATTTGGACGGGCAACATCCAAGCTTTGTAATGACCAGAGGATATTACACACGTACCGTTCTGGTAGCTTATGATTTTCGAGAAGGCAAAATCGTCAAGCGCTGGACATACGATACCAATGTAGGCAATCAGACTACGTATACAGCTCAAGGTAATCATGCGCTGAATGTAGCAGATGTCGATGGAGATGGCAAAGACGAGATTAATTTTGGCTCTATTTCGATTGATGATAATGGAACCCCACGTTATACTACAGGGCTTGGACATGGTGACGCTCAGCACTTGGGTGATCTGAATCCGAATCGAGCAGGGCTTGAAGTATTCGGAGTGCATGAGCATAAAGATTCTCCATACGGCATGGAAGTTCATGATGCGAATACCGGACAAATTCTATGGGGAGTCAAAACAGGGATTGATACAGGACGTGGTATGTCAGCAGATATCGACCCTCGTTTTCCCGGAGAAGAAGTGTGGGCAGCTACCATTACTAATGCCCAACATGTTCCAATCACCGGATTGTACAGTATTACAGGTGAATTAATTAGCAAAACTATTCCTTCATCAACCAATTTTGGTATCTGGTGGGATGGCGATCTATTACGAGAATTGTTAGATGACAATCGGATCGATAAATGGGATTATACTAACAACACGACGACCAATCTATTTACAGCAACAGGCAGTAGTTCTAATAATGGAACCAAAGCGACACCAGCGCTACAAGCAGATCTGTATGGAGACTGGCGTGAAGAAGTGGTTTTGCGTTCCAATGATAACAGTGAATTACGTATCTATACGACGACAGATATAACTGATTATCGGTTGCGTACCTTAATGCATGATCCAGTGTATCGTTTGTCTATCGCATGGCAAAATGCAGGATACAATCAACCACCACATCCAGGTTTTCATATAGGAGTAGGGATGAAGCAACCTCAAGCACCTGATATTTATTATGTACAATAA
- a CDS encoding methyl-accepting chemotaxis protein, translating to MRTLFNINNWNLRLKMFVPMAIVMIALIGITVFALSHTKSIAHTLTTKLYDQSYMTNYWLLNADRDYYQSLVAQMTLTSSTDPAILEAAKADYTENAQQTYERVHKAEAIFKAHQAEFNQYQHADSNKNVFELIADFDTNFAAWQKEFDINTNTVANLTESTARFDAAREDINQAEEILDNYNQAILLESQTLQNQLAKTLIIAAIVVLLISLIVCIIFARNVNRRTKVTLEIINKTAALDLKYSKGYEKYLEEKDEFALIIAAMGGARKQFREVFEQVITQSSNLQNHIQTVNHNMSHLEDSVQDISATTEQLSASTEETASSTEEMNMTARDLEHAVHSVAVQAQESAKSADELTRRAQGLSQDFRTSYNKSLGIYTGVKERLEQALLESQSVSKINGLVSTIITIAAQTNLLSLNASIEAARAGEAGKGFAVVASEISKLAANSKQAADQIDQITRNVITSVSNLSSNSNDLLQLFGNEIKQDYHMMLTSTDQYAESAKGIDDIATDLSSTSKQLLSSIENQVKSIHEIALASNESAAGTSTIAGKTETIVEQTNEVIESMSMSKQGIDELLASVSKFKI from the coding sequence ATGAGAACACTATTTAATATTAACAATTGGAATTTACGGCTGAAAATGTTTGTACCGATGGCAATTGTTATGATTGCTTTGATCGGAATTACTGTGTTTGCACTAAGTCATACCAAATCGATCGCCCATACGTTAACTACCAAACTTTATGATCAATCGTATATGACAAATTACTGGTTATTGAATGCAGATCGTGATTATTATCAATCGTTAGTAGCGCAAATGACATTAACCAGTTCGACAGACCCTGCCATTTTGGAAGCAGCCAAAGCAGATTACACTGAAAATGCACAACAAACGTATGAACGTGTTCACAAAGCAGAAGCTATTTTTAAAGCTCATCAAGCAGAATTCAATCAATATCAACATGCTGATTCTAACAAGAACGTATTTGAATTGATTGCAGATTTTGATACTAATTTTGCAGCATGGCAAAAAGAATTTGATATCAATACCAATACTGTAGCAAATCTAACTGAAAGCACTGCACGCTTTGATGCGGCACGTGAAGATATCAATCAGGCAGAAGAGATTTTGGACAATTATAATCAAGCGATTTTACTAGAAAGCCAAACACTACAGAATCAACTGGCAAAAACATTAATTATCGCAGCAATTGTTGTATTGCTGATTTCTTTAATTGTATGTATAATCTTCGCTCGTAACGTGAACCGTCGTACCAAAGTCACATTAGAAATTATCAACAAAACAGCAGCACTTGATCTGAAATATAGCAAAGGCTATGAAAAATATTTAGAAGAAAAAGATGAGTTTGCTCTTATTATTGCAGCAATGGGTGGAGCACGTAAGCAATTTAGAGAAGTATTTGAGCAGGTGATTACACAGAGCTCTAATTTACAGAATCATATTCAAACGGTGAATCATAACATGTCTCATTTGGAAGACAGCGTGCAGGATATTTCTGCTACAACCGAGCAGTTATCGGCAAGCACAGAAGAGACAGCTTCATCGACAGAAGAAATGAATATGACAGCCCGTGATCTGGAACATGCTGTTCATTCTGTGGCTGTTCAAGCACAAGAAAGCGCCAAGTCTGCTGATGAATTGACCCGTCGTGCTCAAGGGCTTAGTCAAGATTTCCGTACTTCTTATAATAAAAGCTTGGGTATCTATACCGGTGTAAAAGAACGTCTGGAACAAGCACTGCTAGAATCGCAATCGGTCTCCAAAATCAATGGACTGGTATCAACGATTATTACGATTGCAGCACAGACCAATTTGTTATCACTAAATGCAAGTATCGAAGCGGCAAGAGCAGGCGAAGCCGGTAAAGGATTTGCAGTAGTAGCGAGTGAGATTAGTAAATTAGCAGCCAATTCCAAGCAAGCGGCTGATCAGATTGATCAGATTACTCGCAATGTAATCACATCGGTTAGCAATCTTTCATCCAACTCGAATGATTTGCTTCAACTATTTGGCAATGAGATCAAACAGGATTATCATATGATGCTAACTTCAACAGATCAATATGCAGAAAGTGCCAAAGGAATAGATGATATTGCGACAGATCTAAGTTCAACATCCAAACAGCTATTATCCTCTATAGAAAATCAAGTGAAGTCGATTCATGAGATTGCGCTGGCTTCTAATGAAAGTGCAGCGGGGACGTCTACTATTGCAGGCAAAACCGAGACGATTGTAGAGCAAACGAACGAAGTGATCGAAAGTATGAGTATGTCCAAGCAAGGCATAGATGAACTATTAGCGTCTGTTTCTAAATTTAAAATCTAA
- a CDS encoding DUF1540 domain-containing protein, whose amino-acid sequence MVQNVLCEVNSCTHWAEENKCTAESIFIINHAHKKATESEETDCQTFDKKEAIN is encoded by the coding sequence ATGGTACAAAACGTACTTTGTGAAGTGAACTCTTGCACACATTGGGCTGAAGAAAATAAATGTACTGCTGAATCTATTTTCATCATCAACCATGCTCACAAAAAAGCAACTGAGTCTGAAGAAACAGATTGCCAAACTTTTGATAAAAAAGAAGCAATCAACTAA
- a CDS encoding 1,4-dihydroxy-6-naphthoate synthase, protein MKIAFSPCPNDTFVFHAWVHGLIPNAPELDVTYADIDITNNWAATGEGPEVLKVSYAALPWLLEDYALIPCGGALGRGCGPLVLTANPNETNPASLSGKRVAVPSERSTAYMLFRLWAAQNVPGGVGEIVVMPFDEIMPAVRDGQIDAGLVIHEARFTYPNYGLTLMEDMGSWWEEDTGLPIPLGAIIAKRSLDANQIADWVRSSVEYAWEHPEASRQYVLDYAQEMDPTVADSHINLYVNEFTRNLGEDGYGAIEALLGRAANEGLVPSFDLSLLRK, encoded by the coding sequence ATGAAAATCGCTTTTTCTCCATGTCCTAATGATACATTTGTTTTTCATGCGTGGGTGCACGGTCTTATTCCGAATGCTCCCGAGCTTGATGTAACTTATGCTGATATTGATATTACGAATAACTGGGCAGCTACAGGTGAAGGCCCTGAAGTACTGAAAGTGTCTTATGCAGCATTGCCGTGGTTATTAGAAGATTATGCCCTAATTCCTTGTGGTGGTGCTCTTGGCCGAGGCTGTGGTCCATTGGTATTAACAGCCAATCCTAACGAAACGAACCCTGCCAGTCTATCCGGTAAAAGAGTCGCTGTACCTAGTGAACGTTCTACCGCTTATATGTTATTCCGTCTATGGGCAGCACAAAATGTTCCCGGTGGTGTTGGGGAGATCGTTGTTATGCCATTTGATGAGATTATGCCTGCGGTTCGAGATGGTCAGATTGATGCAGGTCTGGTTATTCATGAAGCACGATTTACGTATCCTAATTATGGTCTAACACTAATGGAAGATATGGGTAGCTGGTGGGAAGAAGATACTGGATTACCGATTCCGTTAGGAGCTATTATTGCTAAACGTTCATTAGATGCGAATCAGATTGCTGATTGGGTACGTTCTTCTGTGGAATATGCTTGGGAACATCCTGAAGCTTCACGTCAATATGTACTGGATTATGCACAAGAAATGGATCCTACAGTAGCAGATTCTCATATTAATCTGTATGTCAATGAATTTACGCGTAATCTAGGGGAAGATGGTTATGGAGCGATCGAAGCGTTGTTAGGACGTGCTGCTAATGAAGGTCTTGTTCCTTCATTTGATCTTTCATTGTTACGTAAATAA
- a CDS encoding futalosine hydrolase: MNTSIHSHSSSKRILIMTAVEAEREAVLQGLSARGEDRFSVQLAGVGPASAAARTTSILAKESFDMVISAGIGGGFSGYAEIGSIVLASQMIAADLGSETPDHRFLSVDELGFGSSVIQADTVYNGSLASAIQLKGLAVHIGPVLTVSTTTGSAESTARLAERIPGASAEGMEGYGVALAAHYFHLPVLEIRAISNRVGPRDRSSWRIPDALQALTKASSILPEVL, translated from the coding sequence ATGAATACTTCGATTCATTCTCATTCGTCCTCTAAACGAATATTGATTATGACAGCTGTTGAAGCGGAGCGTGAAGCTGTTCTGCAAGGATTGTCTGCACGGGGTGAAGACCGCTTTAGTGTGCAATTAGCTGGTGTAGGCCCTGCTTCAGCAGCAGCGCGAACAACTTCGATTCTTGCTAAAGAATCTTTTGATATGGTGATTAGTGCAGGTATTGGTGGTGGATTCAGTGGCTATGCAGAGATCGGTTCGATTGTACTTGCGAGTCAGATGATTGCAGCAGACCTCGGTTCAGAGACACCGGATCATAGATTTCTTTCGGTAGATGAATTGGGATTCGGTTCTTCTGTTATTCAGGCGGATACTGTCTATAATGGAAGTCTTGCTTCAGCGATTCAATTAAAAGGTCTTGCTGTGCATATTGGCCCGGTATTAACTGTATCTACCACTACCGGTTCGGCTGAATCAACAGCCAGGTTAGCTGAGCGTATTCCAGGTGCTTCGGCTGAAGGAATGGAAGGTTATGGTGTAGCGCTGGCTGCTCATTACTTTCATCTGCCAGTTCTAGAAATTCGTGCAATCTCTAATCGAGTCGGTCCGCGTGATCGAAGCAGTTGGCGTATTCCTGATGCGTTGCAAGCTTTAACTAAAGCAAGCTCCATATTACCGGAGGTGCTATAA
- the fdhF gene encoding formate dehydrogenase subunit alpha, with amino-acid sequence MKTGHTEQIVIEVNGQSVVTEPGITIVQAAKGQDEFYIPQICYNEQLGAIETCDTCMVEVNGELVRGCSTVVSPGMQISTESSLVKAAQQESMSRILKNHELYCTVCDNNNGNCVVHNTTEKLGIEHQTYPFQPKPYQIDNTNPFYRYDPDQCILCGRCVEACQDLQVNETLTIDWSRDQPRVIWDDDVPVDQSSCVSCGHCVTVCPCNALMETTMVGEAGFLTGIDNQVMEPMIELTKEIEPGYREIFKVSEIEASMRSSRIKRTKTVCTYCGVGCSFEVWTKGRDILKIEPSIDAPVNGISTCIKGKWGWDFVNSEERLTKPLIRKGDRFVESSWEEALNLIAGKLGSIRDEYGADSIGYIASSKCSNEENYIFQKFVRSIMGTNNVDNCSRYCQSPATSGLMRTVGMGGDSGTIEDIQQADLVMIVGANPAESHPVLATRVKRAHKLHGQKLIVSDLRKNEMAERADIHLHPSPGSDLVWVSAVTKYIIDQGWEDNGFLTARVDGYEEFRQSLDQYTLEYAEQVSGISQAELIATAEMIHQAKSVCVLWAMGVTQHRGGTDTSTALCNLLLTTGNFGRPGTGAYPLRGHNNVQGACDFGTMPNFFPGYEKVSDDDVRHRYEQAWGVQLPVEPGYDNHQMVDAIEEGKLKAMYLFGEDMALVDSNSNFVAEMLGKLDFFVVQDIFFSNTAQYADVILPASPSLEKDGTFTNTERRIQRFHEVLAPLGDSKPDWRIIQDVANALGAQWNYTHPSEIMAEAASLAPLFAGVHYDLLEGWNSQLWPVHPNGTSTHLLYEEEFHFPNGKAKLYPVEWTQPYEPEAMYDLHLNNGRLLEHFHEGNMTYKAEGIRHKVPGTWLEVSPELAAERGVQDGSKVRLISPFGKVKLSVLVTDRVKGKELYLPMNTSNEHEAINRLTSSYTDKVTHTPSYKEINVMMEVLVDEVEHQVSPLPQVNPRFATRRPQISVRVEDKWNRSDYEPIATTIQKERESHGETY; translated from the coding sequence ATGAAGACAGGCCATACAGAACAGATCGTGATTGAAGTAAACGGACAATCGGTCGTTACAGAACCAGGTATAACTATCGTGCAAGCAGCCAAAGGACAAGACGAATTTTATATTCCGCAAATTTGTTATAACGAGCAACTAGGAGCAATCGAGACATGTGATACATGTATGGTAGAAGTGAACGGAGAATTGGTTCGCGGATGTAGCACGGTAGTTAGTCCAGGCATGCAAATCTCTACAGAATCTTCACTGGTCAAAGCAGCACAGCAAGAATCGATGTCACGTATTCTCAAAAATCATGAACTGTATTGTACGGTCTGCGATAACAATAATGGAAATTGTGTCGTTCATAACACAACAGAAAAATTAGGGATCGAACATCAGACTTATCCTTTTCAACCCAAACCTTATCAAATTGATAACACCAATCCTTTTTATAGATATGATCCAGATCAATGTATTTTATGTGGACGCTGTGTAGAAGCTTGTCAGGATCTTCAAGTCAATGAGACATTAACGATCGATTGGAGTCGTGATCAGCCGCGGGTCATCTGGGATGATGATGTGCCTGTTGATCAGTCTTCGTGTGTATCGTGCGGACATTGTGTTACAGTATGCCCTTGTAATGCGTTGATGGAGACTACGATGGTCGGTGAAGCTGGATTCCTAACAGGTATTGATAATCAAGTGATGGAACCGATGATTGAACTGACCAAAGAAATCGAACCGGGATACCGAGAAATATTTAAAGTATCAGAGATCGAAGCTTCTATGCGTAGTTCGCGGATCAAACGTACCAAAACCGTCTGCACATATTGTGGAGTTGGCTGTAGCTTTGAAGTATGGACTAAAGGGCGCGATATTCTCAAAATCGAACCTTCAATCGATGCACCGGTGAATGGAATTTCGACATGTATTAAAGGTAAATGGGGTTGGGATTTTGTAAATAGTGAAGAACGCCTGACCAAACCTTTGATCCGTAAAGGTGATCGATTTGTCGAATCAAGCTGGGAAGAAGCGCTTAATCTGATCGCTGGCAAATTAGGCAGTATTCGTGATGAGTATGGAGCGGATTCGATTGGTTATATTGCTTCATCGAAATGTTCTAATGAAGAAAATTATATTTTTCAAAAATTTGTACGCTCTATTATGGGCACGAATAATGTGGATAACTGTTCTCGCTATTGTCAGTCTCCAGCTACATCGGGACTGATGCGTACCGTAGGTATGGGTGGAGATAGTGGTACGATCGAAGATATTCAGCAAGCAGATCTAGTTATGATTGTAGGAGCGAACCCTGCTGAATCCCATCCGGTCTTAGCTACAAGAGTGAAGAGAGCACATAAACTGCATGGTCAAAAACTGATCGTATCCGATCTACGCAAAAATGAAATGGCAGAACGTGCAGATATTCATTTACATCCAAGTCCTGGTTCTGATCTGGTCTGGGTATCTGCGGTTACCAAATATATTATCGATCAAGGCTGGGAAGATAACGGATTTTTAACAGCTCGTGTCGATGGATACGAAGAGTTCCGTCAATCACTCGATCAGTATACATTAGAATATGCAGAGCAAGTATCCGGTATCTCACAAGCCGAATTGATTGCTACCGCTGAAATGATTCATCAAGCCAAATCGGTATGTGTGTTGTGGGCAATGGGTGTAACTCAACATCGCGGTGGAACAGATACATCTACAGCGCTATGTAATCTGTTGTTAACTACAGGTAATTTCGGTCGTCCGGGCACAGGAGCTTATCCTTTGCGTGGTCATAACAATGTACAGGGCGCTTGTGATTTTGGAACGATGCCGAATTTCTTCCCCGGGTATGAAAAAGTATCAGATGATGATGTGCGTCATCGTTATGAGCAAGCATGGGGCGTTCAGCTTCCTGTAGAACCTGGATATGACAATCATCAGATGGTCGATGCGATCGAAGAAGGTAAGCTGAAAGCTATGTATCTATTTGGTGAAGATATGGCATTGGTCGATTCTAATTCTAACTTTGTCGCAGAGATGTTAGGCAAGCTGGACTTTTTCGTTGTACAGGATATTTTCTTCTCCAATACAGCTCAATATGCTGATGTGATTTTGCCAGCTTCTCCAAGTCTTGAAAAAGACGGTACATTTACCAATACCGAGCGCCGTATTCAGCGGTTCCATGAAGTGCTTGCCCCTCTAGGTGATTCCAAGCCAGACTGGCGCATTATTCAAGATGTTGCTAATGCTTTGGGAGCGCAGTGGAATTATACTCATCCGAGCGAAATTATGGCAGAAGCAGCGAGTCTAGCACCTTTATTTGCAGGTGTTCATTATGATCTGTTAGAAGGCTGGAATAGTCAATTGTGGCCTGTGCATCCGAACGGAACCAGTACACATTTGTTGTATGAAGAAGAGTTCCATTTCCCTAACGGTAAAGCAAAATTATATCCGGTAGAATGGACACAACCGTATGAGCCAGAAGCGATGTATGATCTACATTTGAATAACGGACGGTTATTAGAACATTTCCATGAAGGCAATATGACGTACAAAGCTGAGGGAATTCGCCATAAAGTGCCTGGCACATGGCTAGAAGTCTCACCAGAATTGGCAGCAGAGCGAGGAGTACAAGACGGTAGCAAAGTTCGATTGATTTCTCCTTTTGGTAAAGTGAAATTGTCGGTACTGGTAACGGATCGGGTGAAAGGCAAAGAATTGTATTTGCCGATGAATACATCTAATGAACATGAAGCCATCAACCGCTTAACCAGTAGTTATACCGATAAAGTTACCCATACGCCAAGTTACAAAGAAATCAATGTGATGATGGAAGTGTTGGTAGATGAAGTAGAGCATCAGGTGTCGCCTTTGCCTCAGGTCAACCCACGCTTCGCTACACGCCGTCCTCAGATCAGTGTACGAGTCGAAGATAAGTGGAATCGATCAGACTATGAACCGATTGCTACAACGATCCAGAAGGAGCGTGAGTCTCATGGCGAGACCTATTAA
- a CDS encoding DUF1641 domain-containing protein, with the protein MARPIKQIERHIPTEAELQAQSLGLLIKALTDNTESILKMLEIVKELDRAGVLDIADAALKNRIPISAIGIDMIEGMNLPPLIKNAFTLIQVLGKLDPKELEKLIKALGAGLDHLGDLHSDSSQKLYENDKPSKVGKKNSHADDHPPGMIGLLGMMRDPDVRSSLSVGLQFLKAMGGELSKKEPPQSSQ; encoded by the coding sequence ATGGCGAGACCTATTAAGCAGATAGAACGTCATATTCCGACAGAAGCGGAGCTTCAAGCTCAATCACTAGGTCTATTAATCAAAGCATTAACAGACAATACAGAATCAATCTTGAAAATGCTAGAGATTGTTAAAGAACTGGATCGAGCAGGCGTACTGGATATTGCAGATGCTGCGCTCAAAAATAGAATTCCAATCAGTGCGATAGGCATCGATATGATCGAAGGGATGAATTTGCCCCCATTGATCAAAAATGCGTTTACGCTTATTCAAGTATTAGGTAAGCTTGATCCAAAAGAACTAGAAAAGCTAATCAAAGCTTTAGGAGCAGGATTAGATCATCTAGGAGACCTACATTCTGATTCTTCACAGAAATTGTATGAGAATGATAAGCCTTCCAAAGTCGGGAAAAAGAATAGTCATGCTGATGATCATCCGCCAGGTATGATTGGATTGCTCGGAATGATGCGCGATCCTGATGTTAGATCTTCACTATCGGTAGGATTACAGTTTCTCAAAGCAATGGGCGGGGAATTGAGCAAAAAAGAACCTCCTCAAAGCTCACAATGA
- a CDS encoding transglutaminase-like domain-containing protein translates to MKKLLLTCLTAFTLISFAPTHTYAATPPATDSWLDTSTVSEGFIAVHYNAPSHTRTKLMISKNDVNYTYDLNSTQTDSSFPLQLGNGTYNVTILENTSGNSYKKVQGDSLEMNLNNENAVYLASTQNVDWKNATALISKAQQLTKNATTDTEKAQAIYDYITTNVKYDYKFASALPAVYVPDAATTLVSNKGICYDYASLNAAMLRSVGVPTKLVMGTSTNVKEYHAWNEVLLNGQWVTVDTTVDATLKQSGKTTTLAKDAAAYKAVKTY, encoded by the coding sequence ATGAAAAAACTTTTGCTAACTTGCTTGACAGCATTCACTCTTATCTCTTTCGCTCCGACGCATACTTATGCAGCTACACCTCCTGCTACTGACTCTTGGTTAGACACTTCAACTGTAAGTGAAGGCTTTATCGCCGTTCATTATAATGCACCAAGTCACACTCGTACTAAATTGATGATTAGCAAAAACGATGTGAACTACACTTACGATCTTAACTCAACTCAAACTGATTCTTCTTTCCCTTTACAATTAGGTAACGGAACATATAATGTAACTATTCTTGAGAACACATCAGGTAACAGCTACAAAAAAGTCCAAGGTGATTCTCTTGAAATGAACCTTAACAACGAAAATGCTGTCTATCTTGCTTCCACTCAAAATGTAGATTGGAAAAATGCTACTGCTCTTATCAGCAAAGCACAACAATTGACTAAAAATGCAACAACAGATACAGAAAAAGCACAAGCTATCTACGATTATATTACTACTAATGTAAAATACGATTATAAATTTGCTAGTGCATTGCCTGCTGTATATGTACCAGATGCTGCAACTACATTAGTATCTAACAAAGGCATTTGCTACGATTACGCTTCTCTAAATGCAGCAATGCTTCGTAGCGTAGGCGTTCCTACAAAATTGGTAATGGGTACTTCTACAAATGTTAAAGAATACCATGCTTGGAACGAAGTTTTATTGAATGGTCAATGGGTAACAGTAGATACTACAGTTGATGCTACTTTAAAACAAAGCGGTAAAACAACAACATTAGCTAAAGATGCTGCTGCATACAAAGCTGTTAAAACTTACTAA